A region of Allocoleopsis franciscana PCC 7113 DNA encodes the following proteins:
- a CDS encoding lysozyme inhibitor LprI family protein — protein MYKKLIHVSMLVIIAFCLSLASSTPSVSQAANSPITNNFAIAQRVDCSNAQTTVEMKYCSQQYYQAADKQLNQAYQKVISSIKGEQKGLLTTAQQAWIRFRDNNCNFEVYPNRGGTGYEIFRNGCLERLTKQRTKDLQDYLSNR, from the coding sequence ATGTATAAAAAATTGATTCATGTATCTATGTTGGTGATAATCGCGTTCTGCTTAAGTTTGGCGAGTTCCACGCCTTCTGTATCACAAGCGGCGAATTCCCCTATCACCAATAACTTCGCGATCGCACAAAGAGTTGACTGTTCTAACGCACAAACTACAGTCGAAATGAAGTATTGTTCTCAACAGTATTATCAAGCCGCAGACAAACAACTGAATCAGGCTTATCAAAAAGTTATTTCATCGATAAAAGGTGAGCAGAAGGGGTTATTGACGACGGCACAACAGGCATGGATTCGATTTCGCGATAACAATTGTAATTTTGAAGTCTATCCCAACCGGGGTGGGACAGGTTATGAAATTTTCCGCAATGGATGTTTAGAGCGATTGACGAAACAACGCACCAAAGATTTACAAGATTATTTATCTAATCGGTAA
- a CDS encoding esterase/lipase family protein, whose translation MNGASDYTRRTQPERNPVLLIHGITDTIAVFSKMAPALSRRGWSVHHFNMIPNNGDCCLDLLAKQVADYVAQTFDPKQPIDIVGFSMGGLVSRYYIQRLGGAERVKRFVSISAPNNGTLAGYLSWRPGCVQMRPDSAFLQDLNRDAISILGRLNFTVIWTPYDLIIVPSNSSQMPVGKEVTVPVRLHSWMLTDDRCLKAVVTALSEPILSYVS comes from the coding sequence ATGAATGGTGCAAGCGATTACACGAGGCGTACACAACCCGAACGCAACCCTGTATTGCTGATTCACGGCATTACCGACACAATTGCTGTCTTTAGCAAAATGGCTCCTGCTCTGAGCCGACGGGGTTGGTCAGTACATCACTTCAACATGATACCCAACAACGGCGACTGCTGCCTTGACCTATTGGCCAAGCAAGTGGCTGATTATGTGGCTCAGACTTTTGACCCCAAACAACCCATTGATATTGTTGGTTTCAGCATGGGAGGTCTGGTGTCGCGATACTATATTCAACGATTGGGGGGTGCTGAGCGAGTCAAGCGCTTCGTGAGTATATCGGCTCCCAACAACGGCACTTTAGCCGGCTATCTGTCTTGGCGTCCTGGCTGTGTTCAGATGCGTCCAGATAGTGCGTTTTTACAGGATTTGAATCGAGATGCTATCAGTATCCTCGGACGTCTGAACTTTACCGTGATCTGGACGCCTTACGATTTAATCATTGTCCCGTCGAATAGTTCGCAGATGCCTGTTGGGAAAGAGGTGACGGTACCAGTTCGCCTCCATTCCTGGATGTTGACTGATGATCGATGTCTCAAGGCGGTCGTGACGGCGCTGTCGGAACCGATTTTAAGTTATGTAAGCTGA
- the cobN gene encoding cobaltochelatase subunit CobN: MHRIAATPGGWNPQAEGVIFIEQSAAPIVFLTAADTDIQTLAASTSQLPVGFPGLRVVNLLQLQQQLTIDTYAENVLSSAQIIILRVLGGRAYWSYGLEVVLDTVQQTSAALIVLPGDDRPDPDLMSHSTVSLTVVNQVWRYLTEGGVENFVNALKFVADVCLEQTYHPPAPKPVPRVGLYSWGIGKGDKGDKGDKGDNSLSRLPHPKSKIQNLKSKVGILFYRAHYLAGNLSPIDALCQALAKRQLEPVPIFVSSLRDSDVQAELLTYFQPKEGFGIDLLLNTTSFSLAKLNAETPQLELWKRLDVPVLQVIFSSGTVEQWDSQFQGLTARDTAMNVALPEVDGRIISRAVSFKSVQSWNPDLETDVVVYEPVPCRINFVADLAASWVQLRQTPPPERRIALILANYPNRDGRLANGVGLDTPASCVEILKGLQQAGYRVEDIPETGDELIGRLTAGVTNDPEGRDFRLVRQELSWEEYGEYFEGLPAEVHKGIGDRWGNLEQRTENPRVPFPISGIQLGNVFVGIQPSRGYDVDPSLNYHAPDLEPTHAYLAFYYWLRQHFGMQAVVHVGKHGNLEWLPGKSVALSGKCYPEVALGAMPHLYPFIVNDPGEGSQAKRRSQAVIIDHLTPPMTRAQLYGPLQKLEGLMDEYYEAQSLDPKRLGVISDRITQLIIQENLHQDLGIETDEIQNPDSNIQNRIDGYLCELKEAQIRDGLHIFGHCPDGRQLRDLIVAIARHPSHDRIGLTRALAEDLGWDFDPLTADLSGVGDNNYRTIGDMVEALEQQAAELVEQLIQNQIPPLLRGDSVGRGLGEASKRELEWICDRLLPSLQQTNQEITQLLRGLDGRYIESGPSGAPTRGRPEVLPTGRNFYSVDIRAIPTETAWAVGRKAAEVLIERYTQENGEYPKTLGLSVWGTSTMRTGGDDLAEALALLGVQPIWDYPSRRVVDFEILPVSVLGRPRVDVTLRISGFFRDAFPNLISLFDQAVAAVAALAEPPEDNPLAAQVQQEAEMWLSQGLSQEEANVRSRYRIFGSKPGAYGAGLQGLIESQNWTDEQDIARAYINWSSYAYTSSPPRACFQTSPQNSDPPLPSLTRGENSIKVPLKKGDLGGSPGLKADSNPLGGLGGVAAPEAFNQRLKQMQVVLHNQDNREHDLLDSDDYYQFQGGLTAAVRALTGKNPTIYFGDHSIPENPKVRQLREEIARVYRSRVVNPKWIEGVMRHGYKGAFEMSATVDYLFAYDATTTCVEDYMYQGVAEAYLFDSKVQEFIQQKNPWVLRDMAERLLEANQRGLWKEVKGEVLEELRAIALQAEAVIEGTHDQSLR; encoded by the coding sequence ATGCACCGTATCGCCGCAACGCCAGGAGGGTGGAACCCTCAAGCCGAAGGCGTCATTTTCATTGAACAGTCAGCAGCACCCATCGTTTTCCTTACAGCAGCGGACACAGATATTCAGACTCTGGCAGCATCAACATCTCAATTGCCAGTGGGTTTCCCTGGGCTACGGGTAGTCAATCTGTTGCAGTTGCAGCAGCAACTCACAATTGATACCTATGCAGAAAATGTCTTATCGTCTGCTCAGATCATTATTTTACGGGTCTTGGGCGGACGTGCCTACTGGTCTTATGGATTAGAAGTGGTGCTAGACACGGTGCAGCAAACGAGTGCTGCCTTGATTGTGTTGCCTGGAGATGACCGCCCCGACCCCGATCTCATGAGTCACTCTACAGTATCACTGACCGTGGTGAATCAGGTCTGGCGCTATCTCACGGAAGGGGGCGTTGAGAATTTTGTAAACGCCCTTAAATTTGTGGCGGATGTCTGTCTGGAGCAAACTTATCATCCACCCGCGCCAAAACCTGTGCCTCGTGTTGGGCTTTATTCCTGGGGAATTGGGAAGGGGGACAAGGGGGACAAGGGGGACAAGGGTGATAATTCTCTCTCTCGCCTTCCTCATCCAAAATCCAAAATCCAAAATCTAAAATCCAAAGTTGGGATTCTGTTCTACCGTGCTCATTACTTGGCGGGAAACTTATCACCTATTGATGCACTTTGTCAAGCTTTAGCTAAACGACAGTTGGAACCTGTACCTATATTTGTCTCTTCGTTACGTGACTCAGATGTGCAAGCAGAATTGTTGACGTATTTTCAGCCCAAAGAGGGTTTTGGAATTGACCTGTTACTGAATACAACTAGTTTTTCTCTAGCGAAATTGAACGCGGAAACCCCTCAGTTGGAGTTGTGGAAGCGTCTGGATGTGCCCGTGTTGCAGGTTATCTTCAGTAGCGGCACGGTGGAACAGTGGGATTCGCAGTTTCAGGGACTTACAGCCCGTGATACGGCGATGAATGTAGCACTGCCAGAGGTGGATGGGCGTATCATCAGCCGTGCGGTTTCGTTTAAGTCGGTGCAATCCTGGAACCCTGATTTGGAAACCGATGTGGTAGTTTATGAGCCGGTGCCTTGTCGGATTAATTTTGTCGCTGATTTAGCCGCGAGTTGGGTACAATTACGGCAAACCCCACCCCCTGAACGACGCATTGCTCTGATTTTGGCTAATTATCCGAATCGTGATGGACGCCTTGCTAATGGTGTGGGATTGGATACGCCGGCTAGCTGTGTGGAGATTCTGAAGGGGTTGCAGCAGGCAGGTTATCGGGTTGAGGATATTCCGGAAACGGGGGATGAGTTGATTGGACGGCTGACGGCTGGGGTGACGAATGATCCGGAAGGGCGGGATTTTCGCTTGGTGCGGCAGGAGTTGTCTTGGGAAGAGTATGGGGAGTATTTTGAGGGGTTGCCTGCGGAGGTTCACAAAGGAATAGGCGATCGCTGGGGAAATCTTGAGCAGAGGACTGAAAATCCTCGTGTCCCATTCCCTATTTCAGGAATTCAGTTGGGGAATGTGTTTGTTGGGATTCAGCCGTCGCGTGGGTATGATGTTGACCCTAGTTTGAATTATCATGCGCCGGATTTGGAGCCGACTCATGCTTATCTGGCGTTTTATTATTGGCTGCGGCAGCATTTTGGAATGCAGGCGGTGGTGCATGTGGGGAAGCATGGAAATCTAGAGTGGTTGCCGGGTAAAAGTGTGGCGCTGTCGGGTAAGTGTTATCCAGAGGTGGCGTTGGGGGCAATGCCTCATTTATATCCGTTTATTGTGAATGATCCGGGTGAGGGGTCTCAGGCAAAGCGTCGTTCGCAAGCGGTGATTATTGACCACTTGACACCGCCGATGACTCGTGCACAGTTGTATGGCCCGTTGCAAAAGTTAGAAGGATTGATGGATGAGTATTATGAGGCGCAAAGTTTAGATCCGAAGCGATTGGGTGTGATTAGCGATCGCATTACTCAACTGATCATCCAAGAAAATCTCCACCAAGATTTAGGAATCGAAACGGACGAAATCCAAAACCCAGATTCTAATATTCAAAATCGGATTGATGGCTACCTTTGTGAGTTAAAGGAAGCCCAAATTCGAGATGGTCTTCATATTTTTGGACATTGTCCCGATGGGCGTCAATTGCGAGATTTAATTGTAGCGATTGCCCGTCATCCAAGTCATGATCGTATCGGTTTAACTCGTGCTTTAGCTGAGGATTTGGGATGGGATTTCGACCCACTTACGGCTGATTTGTCAGGAGTAGGGGATAATAATTACCGCACGATTGGGGACATGGTTGAAGCACTTGAACAACAAGCGGCTGAATTGGTAGAACAACTGATCCAAAATCAGATCCCCCCCTTACTAAGGGGGGATAGCGTAGGCAGGGGGTTAGGAGAGGCAAGCAAACGAGAATTAGAATGGATATGCGATCGCCTCTTGCCTTCTCTGCAACAAACTAACCAAGAAATTACCCAGTTATTACGAGGATTGGATGGGCGATATATCGAAAGTGGGCCATCTGGTGCACCAACACGAGGACGCCCAGAAGTCTTACCCACAGGACGCAACTTTTATTCCGTTGATATTCGTGCGATTCCCACAGAAACAGCTTGGGCGGTGGGACGAAAGGCGGCTGAAGTATTAATTGAACGCTATACCCAAGAAAATGGTGAATATCCCAAAACATTAGGACTCTCAGTTTGGGGAACCTCAACCATGCGTACTGGCGGTGATGATTTAGCGGAGGCATTAGCTTTATTGGGGGTTCAACCCATTTGGGATTATCCTTCGCGTCGAGTGGTGGATTTTGAAATCTTGCCTGTGTCAGTTTTGGGGCGTCCTCGTGTGGATGTAACGTTGCGAATTTCTGGCTTTTTCCGCGATGCTTTTCCGAACTTAATTAGTTTATTTGACCAAGCGGTTGCAGCCGTTGCCGCTTTGGCTGAACCGCCGGAGGATAATCCTTTAGCTGCCCAAGTTCAGCAAGAAGCCGAGATGTGGCTATCCCAAGGGTTGAGTCAGGAAGAGGCAAATGTGCGATCGCGCTATCGGATCTTTGGTTCTAAACCCGGTGCTTATGGGGCTGGATTACAAGGTTTAATTGAATCTCAAAATTGGACAGATGAGCAAGATATCGCCCGCGCTTATATTAATTGGAGTAGTTACGCCTACACGAGTAGCCCCCCTAGGGCGTGTTTTCAAACTTCCCCGCAAAATTCAGATCCCCCCCTGCCCTCCTTAACAAGGGGGGAGAATTCAATCAAAGTCCCCCTTAAAAAGGGGGATTTAGGGGGATCTCCGGGTTTGAAAGCAGACTCCAACCCTCTGGGTGGACTAGGGGGGGTAGCCGCACCTGAAGCCTTTAATCAACGTTTGAAACAGATGCAAGTTGTACTGCACAACCAGGATAACCGGGAACACGATTTGCTAGATTCTGATGATTATTACCAATTCCAAGGGGGTTTAACGGCGGCGGTGCGGGCTTTAACGGGCAAGAATCCCACCATCTATTTTGGCGATCATTCCATTCCTGAAAACCCGAAAGTTCGGCAACTCCGAGAAGAAATTGCACGAGTCTATCGTTCTCGTGTTGTCAATCCGAAGTGGATTGAAGGGGTAATGCGGCACGGTTACAAAGGTGCGTTTGAAATGTCAGCTACCGTTGATTACTTATTCGCATACGATGCCACGACTACTTGTGTAGAAGACTATATGTATCAAGGTGTAGCCGAGGCATATTTATTCGACTCAAAGGTACAGGAATTTATCCAACAAAAGAATCCTTGGGTTTTGCGAGATATGGCTGAACGATTGCTGGAAGCCAATCAACGAGGGTTATGGAAAGAAGTGAAGGGGGAAGTTTTGGAAGAATTAAGAGCGATCGCGTTGCAAGCGGAGGCGGTGATTGAAGGGACTCATGATCAATCTTTGAGGTAA
- a CDS encoding 2Fe-2S iron-sulfur cluster-binding protein: MAVYQVRLVNPTLNLECTISVPDDQYILDMAEEAGIRLPAGCREGTCSSCIAKLVSGEVDQSEQKFLQPSELAAGYTVTCVAYPVSDCTLETHQEQVLYKSSLYLNTNPVQAN, encoded by the coding sequence ATGGCTGTTTATCAAGTTCGGTTAGTCAATCCAACACTCAATCTTGAGTGCACCATCTCGGTACCCGATGATCAATATATTCTGGATATGGCAGAGGAAGCGGGTATTCGTTTACCTGCGGGGTGCCGCGAAGGAACCTGTTCCTCCTGTATCGCCAAACTAGTCAGTGGTGAGGTGGATCAAAGCGAACAAAAGTTTTTGCAACCATCGGAATTAGCCGCTGGGTACACCGTCACCTGCGTCGCTTACCCTGTGTCTGATTGCACTTTAGAAACTCATCAAGAACAAGTTTTATATAAATCGTCACTCTACTTGAATACGAATCCAGTTCAGGCTAATTAA
- a CDS encoding tetratricopeptide repeat protein, which yields MIDQVADAFERKDYRTAARLLKQWVKQEPKNLWVQLYIGRLHEATGKQESAENVYRQLLRGTTNPKIISQARQGLGRLEAMEKERRRQALAEATADPNSGQVGVLVLEPIQAETKAEAVQKFARIMQLDAYSARLQLPMRGWRLYRTGSVGELNFYVSSLREASIPCFCAAIADIKKINVFNVHYFSPESQSSQPTVVCKNEQGQLGSLTFDWSEVTQRVEGLLPLFDEVVDRDARGNFKRKTQTLDYVQFCDLHLPERGSILRFGARNYQFQQGLALSPKPLADQRRKSKALSLEQGTTQKNWNHLVDFLNQNLPQVPVWSDFKTFAETATDFREMLGNLPSHIDLFRRKETPWDPAFQLYSGLVFLKNSSQEK from the coding sequence ATGATTGACCAAGTGGCTGATGCCTTTGAACGTAAAGATTATCGAACTGCTGCCCGATTACTCAAGCAGTGGGTCAAACAGGAGCCGAAGAACCTTTGGGTTCAGCTTTATATCGGACGATTGCATGAAGCGACGGGCAAGCAGGAATCGGCTGAAAATGTCTATCGGCAGTTATTACGGGGTACGACTAATCCTAAAATCATATCTCAAGCCCGTCAGGGACTGGGGCGCTTAGAAGCGATGGAGAAAGAGCGACGGCGACAAGCTCTGGCGGAGGCAACGGCTGACCCGAATAGTGGGCAAGTGGGGGTTTTGGTACTGGAACCAATCCAGGCTGAAACGAAAGCGGAAGCCGTGCAAAAGTTTGCCCGCATCATGCAACTCGATGCCTACAGCGCCCGGTTACAGCTACCGATGCGCGGCTGGCGCTTGTATCGCACGGGGTCTGTGGGAGAACTCAACTTTTATGTTTCATCTCTGCGTGAGGCGTCAATTCCTTGCTTTTGTGCCGCGATCGCTGATATCAAAAAAATTAACGTGTTTAACGTTCATTATTTTTCCCCAGAGAGCCAGTCTTCTCAACCCACCGTGGTTTGCAAAAACGAGCAGGGACAGTTGGGTTCTCTGACTTTCGACTGGTCAGAAGTCACTCAAAGAGTGGAAGGACTATTGCCGCTGTTTGACGAAGTGGTGGATCGGGATGCTCGTGGCAATTTTAAGCGCAAAACCCAAACTCTGGATTACGTCCAGTTTTGTGACCTGCATTTACCAGAGCGAGGGAGTATCCTGCGTTTCGGCGCTCGTAACTATCAGTTCCAGCAGGGACTCGCTCTTTCTCCAAAGCCCCTTGCCGATCAACGCCGGAAGTCCAAAGCGCTTTCACTCGAACAAGGAACGACCCAAAAAAACTGGAATCACTTAGTCGATTTCCTGAACCAAAACTTACCTCAAGTTCCAGTTTGGTCAGATTTCAAAACTTTTGCCGAAACCGCGACCGATTTTAGAGAAATGCTGGGTAACCTGCCTTCTCATATCGACTTGTTCCGTCGAAAAGAGACGCCTTGGGACCCAGCATTTCAGTTATATAGTGGATTGGTTTTCCTGAAGAATTCTTCTCAGGAAAAATGA
- a CDS encoding nicotinate phosphoribosyltransferase, protein MNIEDQELILGAEDYSLLTDLYQLTMAACYTGEGFFARPASFELFVRQLPKGFGYLIAMGLAQALAYLEKFRFTHSQLEALQATGIFAGVPEQFWSILADGRFTGDIWAVPEGTAIFASEPLLRVEAPLWQAQIVETYLLNTINYQTLVATRAARIRDVAGPEAQLLEFGTRRAFSPQGSIWAARAAMAAGLDATSNVLAALKLGRKPSGTMAHALVMAISAIEGSEQDAFSAFYRYFPNAALLIDTYDTIAAAEKLAQREKAGEIQVAGVRLDSGDLVTLSQKVRSLLPNATIFASGDLDEYEIARLQQEGACIDGYGLGTRLVTGTPVNGIYKLVEIDGIATMKESNNKATYPGRKQIYRQIIKGKLIQDRLALFGETPLENEQPLLQLVMKQGERVQPPEPLTEISQRTAASVATLSTSIRQLDDPTPLAVQISDHLLQLTQATQRRQISQLTS, encoded by the coding sequence ATGAACATTGAAGACCAGGAACTGATACTCGGCGCTGAAGATTACAGTCTGTTGACTGACCTTTACCAGCTCACGATGGCAGCTTGCTATACGGGCGAAGGTTTTTTTGCTCGACCCGCCTCCTTTGAGCTATTTGTGCGGCAGTTACCCAAAGGCTTTGGCTATCTGATTGCCATGGGGTTAGCACAGGCGCTGGCATACCTGGAAAAGTTTCGTTTCACTCACAGTCAGTTGGAGGCTTTGCAAGCCACAGGTATTTTTGCGGGAGTTCCGGAGCAATTCTGGTCAATCCTGGCGGATGGGCGTTTTACAGGCGATATCTGGGCGGTGCCAGAGGGAACAGCGATTTTTGCCTCAGAGCCATTGTTGCGGGTAGAGGCCCCCCTGTGGCAAGCGCAGATTGTGGAAACCTATCTGTTGAATACGATTAACTATCAGACTTTAGTGGCGACAAGAGCCGCACGGATACGAGATGTGGCGGGGCCAGAGGCGCAGTTACTGGAGTTTGGGACGAGGCGGGCGTTTAGCCCTCAAGGCTCTATATGGGCAGCGCGGGCGGCAATGGCGGCGGGGTTGGATGCAACCTCAAATGTGCTGGCGGCGCTGAAGTTAGGGCGAAAGCCGAGTGGGACAATGGCTCATGCCTTGGTGATGGCGATTTCTGCCATAGAAGGTAGTGAGCAAGATGCGTTTAGTGCGTTTTATCGCTATTTTCCCAATGCTGCCTTACTGATTGATACCTACGATACGATCGCAGCGGCCGAGAAGTTGGCACAACGGGAAAAGGCTGGAGAAATCCAAGTGGCGGGTGTGCGACTGGATTCTGGGGATTTAGTGACTTTGTCCCAAAAAGTGCGATCGCTCCTTCCCAATGCGACAATCTTTGCCAGTGGTGATTTGGATGAGTATGAAATTGCCAGACTCCAACAAGAAGGCGCTTGCATCGATGGCTATGGACTGGGAACGCGACTGGTTACCGGAACGCCTGTGAATGGAATCTATAAGCTGGTCGAAATTGATGGCATTGCCACCATGAAGGAATCGAATAACAAAGCCACTTATCCCGGACGCAAGCAAATCTATCGTCAAATCATCAAGGGTAAGCTGATCCAAGACCGATTAGCACTCTTTGGGGAAACACCTCTGGAAAATGAGCAGCCTTTGTTGCAACTGGTGATGAAACAAGGTGAACGGGTACAGCCACCAGAACCTTTAACAGAAATTTCCCAGCGTACCGCCGCCTCTGTGGCAACACTTTCTACCTCAATCCGCCAACTGGATGACCCAACTCCACTTGCCGTACAAATCTCAGATCACCTTTTGCAGCTAACTCAAGCGACTCAGCGAAGGCAGATTAGCCAGTTAACAAGCTAG
- a CDS encoding NUDIX hydrolase, with product MPGRGTQKVNKKALADFKVGVDNVIFSVDTQQNRLLVLLVMRQDQPFLGQWSLPGTLVRNGESLEDGAHRILAEKIRVNNLYLEQLYTFGGPSRDPRESPSSFGVRYLSVSYFALVRFEEAELIADGVSGIAWYPIKQVPKLAFDHNEILEYGYRRLRNKLEYSPVAFDVLPEVFTLSDLYQLYTTILGENFADYSNFRARLLKLGFLSDTGLKVSRGAGRPASLYRFDAEAFAPLKDKPLVFI from the coding sequence ATGCCAGGACGCGGCACCCAGAAGGTAAATAAAAAAGCACTAGCTGACTTTAAAGTTGGAGTTGATAATGTAATTTTTTCGGTCGATACTCAGCAAAATCGGCTACTTGTGCTGTTGGTGATGCGCCAAGATCAGCCATTCTTAGGTCAGTGGAGTTTGCCAGGGACATTAGTACGCAATGGAGAATCGTTAGAAGATGGTGCTCATCGAATTTTGGCTGAGAAAATTCGGGTGAATAATTTGTACTTGGAGCAACTCTACACCTTTGGCGGGCCAAGTCGTGACCCACGAGAATCCCCTTCTAGCTTTGGTGTGCGATACCTATCGGTTAGTTACTTTGCATTAGTGCGGTTTGAAGAAGCCGAATTAATCGCGGATGGCGTCAGTGGAATTGCTTGGTATCCCATTAAGCAGGTGCCAAAACTTGCCTTTGATCATAATGAAATTTTGGAGTATGGTTATCGCCGTTTACGCAATAAGTTAGAGTATAGTCCTGTTGCTTTTGATGTGTTGCCGGAAGTATTTACTTTAAGTGACCTTTATCAGCTTTATACGACTATTTTGGGAGAAAACTTTGCCGATTATTCTAATTTCCGCGCTCGTCTTTTGAAGCTGGGTTTTTTGTCGGATACAGGTCTTAAGGTATCACGAGGAGCTGGTCGTCCGGCGAGTTTGTATCGTTTTGATGCGGAGGCATTTGCACCTTTGAAGGATAAACCCTTGGTATTTATTTAA
- a CDS encoding nicotinate-nucleotide adenylyltransferase, which yields MVNIALFGTSADPPTAAHQVIINWLSDHYDYVAVWASDNPFKSHQTPLEHRSQMLRLLIEGIEPPRRNVTLHQALSSPRTLETLEKAREHWGDQVSFSLVIGADLISQMPRWYQIDQLLKQVELLVVPRPGYEIDEVGLEELRKLGAKVAIADLKAPAVSSTAYRENGDTQAVTPPVEDYIHREQLYTCQDAAPRR from the coding sequence ATGGTTAACATTGCTTTATTCGGTACCAGTGCCGATCCACCAACTGCCGCTCATCAAGTCATTATCAACTGGTTATCTGATCACTATGACTATGTAGCGGTTTGGGCATCGGATAATCCCTTTAAGTCTCATCAGACACCGTTAGAACATCGATCGCAGATGTTACGGTTATTGATCGAGGGGATTGAACCGCCTCGACGCAACGTGACGCTACACCAAGCCTTAAGCAGTCCCAGAACCTTGGAAACGCTGGAAAAAGCCAGAGAACACTGGGGAGATCAAGTCAGCTTTAGCCTCGTGATTGGTGCTGACTTAATTAGCCAGATGCCGCGTTGGTATCAAATTGATCAATTGTTAAAACAAGTGGAATTGCTCGTGGTACCGCGTCCAGGTTATGAAATAGACGAGGTAGGTTTAGAGGAGTTGAGGAAACTTGGAGCAAAAGTGGCGATCGCAGACCTGAAAGCACCCGCCGTTTCCTCCACAGCGTATCGTGAGAATGGAGATACACAAGCTGTGACACCTCCCGTTGAGGACTATATTCATCGAGAACAATTGTACACATGCCAGGACGCGGCACCCAGAAGGTAA
- a CDS encoding pentapeptide repeat-containing protein, with translation MTNQKHIELLAQGVNVWNAWMEKNHHLIPNLREANLREAHLRYVNLCTADLSEADLFNAKLSGADLTGANLTRANLFLVDFSTADLTRVDLTGANLTRANLFFTNLTGANLTGANLTGANLKEANFSNAGLCRADLSGANLNRADLSKADLRNINLSGADLSGANLGKANLSGANLCAANLSGANLCAANLSGTNLCAANFKRANLSGASLSNTHALGTNFEQARLTGVELEDWSINSDSNFDGVICDYVYLKAQHQDRLPMSRKFVPGEFISLFSRQMNYPNLYSKGA, from the coding sequence ATGACAAATCAAAAGCATATTGAATTACTTGCTCAAGGAGTAAATGTATGGAATGCTTGGATGGAAAAAAATCACCATTTAATACCTAATCTCCGAGAAGCCAACCTGAGGGAAGCTCACCTCCGATATGTCAATTTGTGTACAGCGGATTTATCCGAAGCAGATTTGTTTAATGCTAAGCTCAGCGGTGCCGACCTGACGGGAGCGAACCTCACTAGAGCGAACCTCTTTTTAGTCGATTTCTCAACAGCCGACCTCACGAGAGTTGATCTCACTGGAGCGAACCTCACTAGAGCGAACCTGTTTTTCACCAATCTCACGGGAGCTAATTTGACGGGAGCTAATTTGACGGGAGCTAACCTCAAAGAAGCCAATTTTAGCAATGCCGGCCTCTGTCGTGCTGACCTTAGTGGTGCTAATCTCAATAGAGCTGACCTCAGTAAAGCCGACCTAAGAAATATCAACCTGAGTGGTGCTGACCTGAGTGGTGCTAACCTTGGTAAAGCCAACCTGAGTGGTGCTAACCTCTGCGCGGCTAACCTCAGTGGTGCCAACCTCTGCGCGGCTAACCTGAGTGGTACTAACCTCTGCGCTGCTAACTTCAAAAGAGCTAACCTTAGTGGTGCCAGTTTGAGCAATACTCATGCGTTGGGTACGAACTTTGAACAGGCAAGACTCACGGGTGTTGAGCTAGAAGATTGGAGTATTAACTCTGACTCCAATTTTGATGGTGTGATTTGTGACTATGTTTATTTGAAGGCGCAGCATCAAGATCGTCTCCCTATGAGTAGAAAATTTGTCCCAGGAGAGTTCATCAGTTTATTTTCCCGACAAATGAACTACCCGAATCTATATTCCAAAGGCGCATAA